The window CCATACAGCGGGCTGCCTGGGTTTGCAGGTGCGTATCAGGCATCGGCAGGTGGAACTCATCCCAGTTGCGGATGCGATCGGCAGGGGCAACGTCTAAGGCCACCTCCCTCAGATATTCCATAAAGCCGGTTGGTTTTCCCATGGTTATTTGCTGAAATATTTCGGTCGGGTCTATCAAATCTGGTCGGGGCGAACCCTGTTCGCCCCTGCATGTGGGAATTTAACTGCCGCTGATGCGAGCGATGTCGCGGGCGTTTTCTTCAAACGCTGCTGACAGCGCATCGTCACCGGTGAGGCCATCGGCGATCGCCTTCTGGATGTGTTGCAGCACCCGTTTATAATCGCGGGGCATGACTTTCACAAATTTGGTTACGGTATTGTCCCAATGGGCGAGCACCTCTGCCCCTCGGCTGCTGTCGGTATAGGCGACATGGCGCTGAATCATGTCATGCAGCTCACGGATTTCTTCCGGATCGTCCAGGGTCTCAAGATCCACCATGTCGGTGTTGCAGCGGCTAGAGAAGTCACCCCCTTCATCCAACACGTACGCAATACCACCACTCATGCCAGCGGCAAAGTTACGTCCGGTACTGCCCAGAATGACGGCTTTGCCGCCAGTCATGTATTCACAGGCATGATCGCCGACCCCTTCTACAACCGCTCTGACCCCAGAATTGCGGACGCAAAACCGTTCCCCGGCCAGACCGCGAATGTAGGCTTCCCCACTGGTCGCACCATAGAAAGCCACATTCCCCGTGATGATGTTCTCTTCAGGAACAAAGGTGGACTGCTTGGGCGGATAGAGAATAATCTTGCCGCCGCTCAACCCTTTACCGAAGTAGTCGTTTGCATCCCCTTCGAGCTCTAAGGTCACCCCTTTGGGAACGAAAGCGCCAAAGCTTTGTCCGGCACTGCCCTGGAAGTGAAGATGCACGGTATCTTCTGGCAGCCCTTCCCAATGACGCTGGGTAATTTCGTTACCGAGGATAGTCCCAACGACTCGGTTGGTATTTCGAATGGGTAGAGTAGCCGCGACCTTGTCACCGCGCTCAATGGCTGGCTGACACAAATCCAGCAGCGTCGTCATGTCTAGGGACTTCTCAAGACCATGATCTTGGGAAATTTGACAGTAGCGCCCCACCTCCGGCTCCACCTCTGGCTGGTGGAGGATGGGGGATAGATCCAGCCCTTTTGCCTTCCAATGATCGATCGCCTGTTTCGGCTCTAAGACATCGGTACGGCCCACCATTTCATCCAGGGTGCGGAACCCTAGCTGGGCCATCCATTCACGAATCTCCTGGGCGATAAAGCGCATGTAATTGACCACATGATCAGGGTCGCCCATGAAATGCTTCCGCAGGTCTGGATTTTGAGTCGCCACGCCGACTGGGCAGGTGTTCATGTGGCAAACCCGCATCATGATGCAGCCCAGACTCACCAAAGGCGCAGTGGAAAAGCCGAATTCCTCCGCCCCCAGCAGCGCAGCGATGACCACATCTCGCCCCGTTTTCATTTGCCCGTCTGTTTCGACCACCACTCGGCTGCGCAGGTTGTTCATCACCAGCGTCTGGTGCGTTTCGGCTAAGCCCAGTTCCCAGGGCAGCCCGGCATGTTTGATAGAGGTTTGAGGAGAGGCCCCAGTGCCACCGTCAAAGCCAGAAATCAGAATCACATCGGCATGGGCCTTCGCCACCCCAGCAGCAATCGTTCCCACACCCACTTCCGACACCAGCTTGACGTTAATTCGCGCTTGCCGGTTGGCGTTCTTTAAGTCGTGGATTAGCTCTGCGAGATCTTCAATGGAGTAGATGTCATGGTGAGGCGGGGGCGAAATCAGCCCCACACCTGGCGTCGAGTGGCGTACTTTAGCAATCCAAGGGTAAACTTTGCGCCCTGGCAATTGCCCCCCTTCGCCGGGTTTTGCCCCCTGCGCCATCTTGATTTGGATTTCCTTGGCCTGGGACAGATACAGGCTGGTGACGCCGAAGCGCCCTGAGGCGACCTGTTTGATGGCGCTATTCTTAGAGTCACCTTTCTCGTTCGTCCAGGTATAGCGCTCTGGATCTTCACCACCCTCACCCGTGTTGGACTTACCGCCGATGCGATTCATGGCGATCGCAAGCGCTTCATGGGCTTCCTTCGAGATCGAGCCGTAGCTCATCGCCCCTGTTTTGAAGCGGCGAGTGATAGCCTCAATGGGCTCCACCTCCTCCAGAGGAACAGGGTCCCGGACTTTGAACTGAAGCAAGTCACGCAGGCGGAAGCGTTGTTTCTCCTGTTCATTCACCAGTGCCGCATAGCGCTTGTAGCTCTCATAATCCCCAGTGCGCACGGCTTTTTGCAGAGTATGAATCACCTCCGGGCTCAAGAGGTGGGCCTCACCGTCTTTGCGCCACTGGTAGTCGCCGCCGACATCTAGGGTGACTTGCTCTGTGGGGCGATCGGGGAACGCATGGCGGTGTCGCTGAATCGCTTCTTCTGCCAGGACATCTAGCCCTACCCCCTGAATGCGGGACGCCGTCCAGGTGAAATATTTATCAATCACCGCTTGATTTAAGCCCAGGGCTTCAAAAATCTGCGCACCGCGATAGCTCTGGATCGTGGAGATGCCAATCTTAGAGGCAATCTTGATCACCCCCTTAACCACCGCTTTCACATAATTCTTGTGGGCTTTTTCGACCGAGATATCAGGCATCAGGCGATCTCGAATCATCCCCTCAAAGGTTTCAAAGGCCAGATAGGGGTTGATGGCCCCACAGCCATAGCCGATGAGCACTGCAAAATGATGCACCTCACGGGGTTCGCCTGACTCCAGCACAATGCCTACGCGGGTGCGGGTGCCCTGATGAATCAGGTGATGGTGCAGTCCAGACACAGCCAGCAGCGCCGGAATGGCTGCGTGATCCTGATCGACGCCTCGATCCGACAAGATTATCAAGCTGTTCCCTGCCGCGATCGCCGCATCTGCCGCCTGAAAAATGCCATCTAGGGACGCCTCCAGCCCCGCAGGGCCGGTTTGAGGATTAAACAAAATCGGCAGCGTTACCGACGGAAACGCTTTCGCGTGCTTCAGCTTTGCTAACTCAGCGTTGCTGATAATCGGCATCTTGAGGTCAATGAGATGGCAGCTTTCTGGCTCTGGCTTCAGCAGATTATGTTCACTGCCAATGGTGGTCTCCGCCGAGGTAATGATGGCCTCGCGAATAGAGTCAATGGGTGGATTCGTAACCTGGGCAAACAGCTGATGGAAATAGTCATACAGCAGTCGAGGGCGATTAGACAACACCGGCAGCGGCGTATCAGTTCCCATCGCTCCGACCGCCTCTACCCCGTTTTGAGCCATCGGCTTCAGCAGCATTCGCAGCTCCTCAAAGGTGTAGCCGAATGCCTTTTGACGAATAGACAGGGGCGAGGCAGGTTCTTCCCCTAAAACGGGATCCGCCGGGGTGGGTAAATCAGCCAAATCCACCCGATAGCGGTTCAGCCACTCTCGATAGGGGTGTGCAGCGGCAATCTGCTGCTTAATTTCCTCATCGGCGACAATGCGACCTGCTTCCATATTCACCAGAAACATGCGCCCCGGCTCCAGCCGTCCTTTATAGGCAACCTGCTCTGGCTCAATGGGCAGCACGCCTGCTTCAGAGGCCATGATCACCCGGTCGTCTTTAGTGACGGTGTAGCGCGAGGGGCGTAATCCATTGCGATCTAGCACTGCCCCCATCATGGTGCCGTCAGTAAACGCAATAGAGGCAGGGCCATCCCAGGGCTCCATCAGGCAGGCATGATATTCGTAAAAAGCTTTCTTCTCATCGCTCATGGATTCATGAGCTGCCCACGGTTCTGGAATCATCATCATGACGGCATGGGGCAGGGAACGACCCGCCAGGGTCATCAGCTCCAGCGTGTTGTCAAAAATGCCGGAATCGCTCCCGTCCTTATTAATGAGCGGCTGGGCCCGCTGCAAGTCATCACCAAAGAGATCTGACTCAAACATCGATTGCCGGGCATACATCCAGTTAATGTTGCCGCGCAGGGTGTTAATTTCGCCGTTGTGGGCCACGTAGCGATAGGGGTGCGATCGCTCCCAACTGGGGAAGGTATTGGTGCTGAAGCGAGAATGCACCAGGGCCAGCGCGCTTTCTAGGTCAGGATCGGCTAAATCTGGGAAGTATAGGCCCACCTGCTCCGGCGTCAACATGCCTTTATAGACAAGCGTGCGACAGGATAGGCTCGTGGCGTACCAATAGGGATCTACACCTGTGGGGCGAATGGCAGAGTGCGATCGCTTGCGGATAACGTAAAGCTTGCGCTCAAAGGCCAGTTCATCCACCAGATCCGCAGAGCGCTGAATGAATGCCTGCTGCATTACAGGTTCACTGGCCTTTGCCGTTGCCCCTAAAGAAGCATCATCAGTGGGCACATCCCGCCAACCAAGCACCTGCTGCCCTTCTGCAGCCACAATGTCTTCAAAAATCCGGTGGCTGTTCTCTCGTTCTACCGGGTCAGGGGAAACAAAGAAAAATCCTACGCCGTAGTGCCCAGGCTGGGGGAGCGTGATACCCTCGGCGGCGGCCACCTTTGCCAAAAACTTGTGGGGCAGCTGCATTAAAATACCCGCACCGTCGCCCGTGTTCGCTTCAGCACCCACCGCACCCCGGTGAGCCAAATTCGACAGAATAGTGAGCCCTTGCTCCACAATCTCATGAGACTGGACTCCTTTCATATGGACGATGAAGCCAACACCGCAAGCATCGTGCTCAAGTTGGGGGTCATAGAGTCCCTGCTTTGGGGGCGAAAACGTATGAGTCATTTATTTATGGCCTAAGAACTATGGCCTGAGAACGACCGAAAATACCAAGGAGTCACCCACCTCAAGAGACGAAACTGCGTTTCTGATTAGCGGGCGTACAGTATTTGTGCTAATTGATGGCAATTCTCTACCCAATCCGGGGGGATTCCGGGAGCCCTTAACAAAATCGTCAGATCACCGTCTCTTTTTTGTGGTTATTTCTTATCAATAGAAAACAATTTTCAATAAAGTCATGAAAGTCAGCTAAATAATTCAATCATTTATACGTCATTAACTCCTGACAAAATCTCGTCACAATACCGCTGCCAATAAAGCACTAAAAACCTTTGAGAATTGTGACGATCTGCAGATTGTAAAATTGCTAACATTTTAGGAGAAAAGGCTTTCTTGTCCCCCAAAATATCGCAGTTTGCATGCGTATAAAGGACACTCCTAACCCCAAACCTTGGCTCCTATCTGAACCCAGCCGTGCTGGATCCAGACGCACAAAAGCTATCGTTATTGGTGAAAATAACAGCGTTTTTAGAGAAGTCACCATCGACATATAAGAACGTCTGCATTTTGCATCACCAGCACATCGTTCTTTTTCTGTAAACAAGGCTCCTCTATCGGGTATTCGTTGCCAACCTCAACAGCAAATACCAGATGTATTCACAAGGGCTTGTAATTACGATCAGCTGCCTTCAGCAGCAGCGTCTACAATTGCGCGCTCTAGATATTCGCCGTCTACCAGCAGGGCCCCACGCTCAAACTTGACGGCCCAATATCCCCCAGGACGCTGATCTAGAACAATGCCAACCTCTCCCACCAAGATCAAATCGGGCGGACGCAACATAGGCATCGGATCAGCCGTTTTGAAGTAAGGGGGTTGAGATTTGAGGCGAACGCGATCGCCCACGACAAAGGCTAAGGTCATTGGTCGTCTTTTAGCTGCAATCTACGTGGATGGGAGTGACTGTACGAGCACGTGCGAGCCATTCAGCAACGTCACGTTTACACACTGGGTTGTAGAGAGGTTATAGAGCATACGGTAGCATCCCGACCTCTACAAGACAGGGACATTCTTAAAATTTGTGCGGGTTCATCTATTGCACCTGAAGTGCTGGTTAGGACAGTCAGATTCCCTGAAATCCTTATGCAGCAAGGTTTTGATTTCTGCCCTCTGCCTTCTGCCCTCTGCCTTCTGCCTAGGAATTTAGCTTTATTCCGGCGTTTCAGGAGCGGGGATAAATCCAGCTTTAAGCCCACGGTCAGGATTTCGTAGCCGTAGACTGACCTCATTGGGGGTACAAGGAATCGGCGTATCCCAACACTGCGGGCGATCGGTGCTCGGCGCAACATATTCAACATCATAGGATTGCCGGACCTCTACCTCTGCAGTGGGCATCGCTGGCGGCAGCAACAGGCGAGCCTGAATCTCTGGCTGGATGAGATTGATAGCTCCCACGATACCCAGCCCAACCAAGGCAGCTTGGGAAACGCGACGGGCAGAAACCAGGTTTGTAAGCCGCTGAACTGGCTGCCACTTAAGGGTAGCCATGTAGTGGGGGCCTAAAAGGGCGATCGCAACCGATGGAATCATGACGAAATAGCCTAACCCAAAGCGAATCAGGGGGGCTCGGAGCAGAATAAACAGCATTCCAGCAAAGCTGAGGCCAAACAGCCACGGCGTTGCAAGCACCCCTTGTTTGCGAGCAACTCTGAAGGTTAATCCCATTGAGAGGGTAGATATCACCAGCAACAGCAGCATCACTAAATTTAAGCGAGCCAGCCTCAGCCACTGCCAAAATCGCCAAAGTACCGGGTTTGCCTCAGGGGGCATCTCCCCAAACCAGCGATCCCACCCTCGAATGATTTCAACGGCATCACTCGCTTGCTCGGCAGGTAATCTCCAGGGCATATCCAAACACAGCGCTGACGACGGATAAAACGGGCAACCAGAAGTGACCACGCTGACCGCCATGAGAGGAAGCAACAGCAGCGTAGCCATCATCACTCCAACAACCCCTCGACGAGGATTCAGCGGTTGTTGCCCCCAGTAAAACAGCAACGTAATTGGCAGCAGAGGCAGTGCCGACAGCTTGATAGAAACTGTTCCAACAGCCAAGATCAAGGGAATCAGCGACGCATCCCACAGGGTCGCCGTTGGGCGGTCAGAAACTTGGGGGCTGTTGGCCACCACCAACAGGCTCCAGGCGACAATTCCAGTCAGAAAAATGACGGGAATATCTGGCGATGAGGACACCAGAATAGCCGATAGAAACGTCGTCAGCATCATGGCTGGCAGCACCAATGCTGAAAACACCCCCATAAATTTGTCTGTGATTCTGGCATGCCCCGTCAGCCAACGCCCCAGTGCAATGCCTCCCTGCCAGGTTGCTATCAACAGCACAAACCCATTCGTAACGGCGCTGACGCGGGGTGCCAGTGCTTCAGGGTTGACGGGTGCTGTCAAGGCAAACCAAGAAGAGGTAAAGCCAAGATTGTTCTGAAGCAGCGCGAGCCCAGGCACAGCACCAAACTCTGATAGCCAACGAACTGCCCCAAAGTGATACAGCCCCGTGTCGAACCACGTCACTTGTTGCGTCATATAAATTGCAATCAGCACTGCCCATCCCAAAAAAGCAAGCAGCCTGAGCCACGAGATAGCTGCCAACGTATGCTTAATTTCGGCCCGTACGGGCGTCCAACTCAGGAGCAACCCACCCACGCCAACGGCTAATGCAATGCCCACAACCGGCGATAACGGCAGCCCTAAGGAAAGCAACAATAGCCCATCTGCCAACAGAACTGTGCCCAGCCACACAGCTGTCATGACACGATCGCAGGTATACTTAAAACAATTCGCCTGCAACCCATGCAATAAAGCAGTTCCAATAATCCAGGTAAGTGCGAATAATACACTCCACACACCAATGAAATAAAGCATCCTGACATACCGCCTCAACTTGATTTCAGCTATTTTCAGCTATACATAGCGTTAGCCATTTTCAGATATGCATGGCGCTGGCCATGATGTTTCGCACGACGCCACAATGACTCCCAGTCATGTTCTGACTGGGCTAGCGACTGCTATCCCTGCTGCCAACAGGTTGATGGGTTGGCTCCCATGACGCTAGCGTTTAGGCATCGGCCCTCTTAATCCTGCCATGCTGGGGGGACTTGAGCCGGGTGCCTCCAAAATGGGGCAAGGGGGCGAAACCGATCCAATTGCGTCAGTTCTGGACTATCCATCGGGGAATTTACGGGCATATTGCATCCTCTCTTTTCATCCTACTCATCTCATGATCTATCGAGAGAAGAGTGAGATTTGGTTGACGCAGATTTGTCATCCAACCCCACTCATCCTGCTTTTAGTGGGCACTCTACATGCAGACACAAAGAATGTTGAAGAAGAGATTGTAGAGGGTGAGAAAATATGCTGTTCGACCGAACGATTGAAGATAGTTTAGGCTTCATTCGGCGAATGCTCTGGGCTCGTGGAGATAGCAAAGACACCAGAAAGCCATTTCAGGCAACAAAATCAATTGCTGGAGAATTCGGTTTTATCTATTTACTAGAGGGGCGAGACACGCCTCGGGCAGTGCGCACCTGGATGTATTCTCCAAAGCGTCAGCACCTTAACTCGGCAAGGATGGTGGCCAATTCAGTGTCTATGGATCTGCATATCTATATGGATTTCCTCGGGCCTTTGCCTAAGGTCATCACACCTAAGGTTTTGGCAGACAGAAAGAAGGTGGAAGAACAGCGTCAACAGGGGATTTCGATCAATACCCATCGGCTCCAAATTCTGAAAGCCAGCCACTTTCTCAATGCTGACGGATTTTATGACTGTGAGTTGGTGTTCTGGAAAGATTTGGACTGCTATCCTCCCCAAGAGATTACGCTGTCTAAAAAGCTCACTGAAAAGGCGATCGCCATCAAGTTGACCAATGCGCTGGCCTTCAAATGTTTAGACCTTGCCAGTCCTTTAAGTTTGAAGACGGAGGAGTGGGC is drawn from Leptolyngbya sp. SIO1E4 and contains these coding sequences:
- the gltB gene encoding glutamate synthase large subunit, giving the protein MTHTFSPPKQGLYDPQLEHDACGVGFIVHMKGVQSHEIVEQGLTILSNLAHRGAVGAEANTGDGAGILMQLPHKFLAKVAAAEGITLPQPGHYGVGFFFVSPDPVERENSHRIFEDIVAAEGQQVLGWRDVPTDDASLGATAKASEPVMQQAFIQRSADLVDELAFERKLYVIRKRSHSAIRPTGVDPYWYATSLSCRTLVYKGMLTPEQVGLYFPDLADPDLESALALVHSRFSTNTFPSWERSHPYRYVAHNGEINTLRGNINWMYARQSMFESDLFGDDLQRAQPLINKDGSDSGIFDNTLELMTLAGRSLPHAVMMMIPEPWAAHESMSDEKKAFYEYHACLMEPWDGPASIAFTDGTMMGAVLDRNGLRPSRYTVTKDDRVIMASEAGVLPIEPEQVAYKGRLEPGRMFLVNMEAGRIVADEEIKQQIAAAHPYREWLNRYRVDLADLPTPADPVLGEEPASPLSIRQKAFGYTFEELRMLLKPMAQNGVEAVGAMGTDTPLPVLSNRPRLLYDYFHQLFAQVTNPPIDSIREAIITSAETTIGSEHNLLKPEPESCHLIDLKMPIISNAELAKLKHAKAFPSVTLPILFNPQTGPAGLEASLDGIFQAADAAIAAGNSLIILSDRGVDQDHAAIPALLAVSGLHHHLIHQGTRTRVGIVLESGEPREVHHFAVLIGYGCGAINPYLAFETFEGMIRDRLMPDISVEKAHKNYVKAVVKGVIKIASKIGISTIQSYRGAQIFEALGLNQAVIDKYFTWTASRIQGVGLDVLAEEAIQRHRHAFPDRPTEQVTLDVGGDYQWRKDGEAHLLSPEVIHTLQKAVRTGDYESYKRYAALVNEQEKQRFRLRDLLQFKVRDPVPLEEVEPIEAITRRFKTGAMSYGSISKEAHEALAIAMNRIGGKSNTGEGGEDPERYTWTNEKGDSKNSAIKQVASGRFGVTSLYLSQAKEIQIKMAQGAKPGEGGQLPGRKVYPWIAKVRHSTPGVGLISPPPHHDIYSIEDLAELIHDLKNANRQARINVKLVSEVGVGTIAAGVAKAHADVILISGFDGGTGASPQTSIKHAGLPWELGLAETHQTLVMNNLRSRVVVETDGQMKTGRDVVIAALLGAEEFGFSTAPLVSLGCIMMRVCHMNTCPVGVATQNPDLRKHFMGDPDHVVNYMRFIAQEIREWMAQLGFRTLDEMVGRTDVLEPKQAIDHWKAKGLDLSPILHQPEVEPEVGRYCQISQDHGLEKSLDMTTLLDLCQPAIERGDKVAATLPIRNTNRVVGTILGNEITQRHWEGLPEDTVHLHFQGSAGQSFGAFVPKGVTLELEGDANDYFGKGLSGGKIILYPPKQSTFVPEENIITGNVAFYGATSGEAYIRGLAGERFCVRNSGVRAVVEGVGDHACEYMTGGKAVILGSTGRNFAAGMSGGIAYVLDEGGDFSSRCNTDMVDLETLDDPEEIRELHDMIQRHVAYTDSSRGAEVLAHWDNTVTKFVKVMPRDYKRVLQHIQKAIADGLTGDDALSAAFEENARDIARISGS
- a CDS encoding DUF3148 domain-containing protein: MTLAFVVGDRVRLKSQPPYFKTADPMPMLRPPDLILVGEVGIVLDQRPGGYWAVKFERGALLVDGEYLERAIVDAAAEGS